The following are from one region of the Stanieria cyanosphaera PCC 7437 genome:
- a CDS encoding NAD(P)/FAD-dependent oxidoreductase, whose amino-acid sequence MTEKQRICILGGGFGGLYTALRLSQLPWEKEQQPEIVLVDKSDRFLFAPLLYELVTEELQTWEIAPPFEEILADTGIVFYQASVTDIDIEAKRVKLDHSSELTYTKLVIAMGGKTPLNTVPGAILHAIPFRTLNDAYRLREELRLLEQSNRDKIRVAVVGGGYSGVELACKIADRLGDKGRIRIIERGDKILKDSSQFNQEAATKALEKRKIWLDVETEVEQVEADSISLAYKGKVDTIPVDLVLWTVGNQVSEFMRKLPLPQDSQGLLKTNANLQVLEHEDIFALGDIASCQDATGQLVPATAQVAFQQSDYCAWNLWASMSDRPLLPFRYQPLGEMMTLGVDNASISGLGLNLDGSLAYIARRLIYLYRLPTLKHQLTVGFNWITQPLVELLT is encoded by the coding sequence ATGACTGAGAAACAACGTATCTGCATCCTTGGTGGTGGTTTTGGCGGTTTGTATACTGCCTTGCGATTAAGTCAATTACCTTGGGAAAAAGAACAACAACCAGAAATAGTTCTCGTAGACAAAAGCGATCGCTTTTTATTTGCACCTTTACTGTATGAGTTAGTTACAGAAGAACTACAAACGTGGGAAATTGCTCCTCCCTTTGAAGAAATTTTGGCAGACACAGGAATAGTATTTTATCAAGCCTCGGTGACAGATATCGATATTGAGGCAAAAAGAGTCAAATTAGATCATTCCTCAGAACTGACTTACACTAAATTAGTCATTGCGATGGGAGGAAAAACCCCTCTCAATACCGTCCCTGGGGCAATTCTTCATGCAATTCCTTTTCGTACTCTCAATGATGCTTATCGTCTTAGAGAAGAACTGCGGTTATTAGAACAATCAAACCGAGATAAAATTAGGGTTGCAGTGGTGGGTGGTGGTTATAGTGGTGTAGAATTAGCTTGTAAAATCGCAGACCGCCTCGGCGATAAAGGTAGAATTAGAATTATCGAGCGCGGAGACAAAATCCTTAAAGATAGTTCTCAATTTAATCAGGAAGCAGCCACTAAAGCGTTAGAAAAACGCAAGATTTGGTTAGATGTAGAAACAGAAGTCGAGCAAGTTGAAGCTGATAGTATTTCTTTAGCTTATAAAGGAAAGGTAGATACTATTCCCGTAGATTTAGTGTTGTGGACAGTAGGCAATCAAGTTTCAGAATTCATGAGAAAACTGCCACTACCTCAAGATTCTCAAGGTTTGTTAAAAACTAATGCTAATCTACAAGTATTAGAACATGAAGATATCTTTGCCCTGGGAGATATTGCCAGTTGCCAAGATGCCACAGGACAATTAGTACCTGCCACAGCACAAGTCGCTTTTCAACAATCAGATTACTGCGCTTGGAATCTTTGGGCTAGTATGAGCGATCGCCCGTTATTACCTTTCCGTTATCAACCTTTAGGCGAAATGATGACCCTAGGGGTGGATAATGCTAGTATTAGCGGTTTAGGTTTAAACTTAGATGGTTCTCTTGCTTATATCGCCCGTCGTCTAATTTATCTTTACCGCTTACCTACTCTCAAGCATCAGCTTACAGTGGGATTTAATTGGATCACTCAACCGCTAGTTGAGTTGTTGACTTAA
- a CDS encoding pentapeptide repeat-containing protein produces the protein MKTRIIKQFGIKLITLVMVLLLGSISILVEPTWAVNYSNRALIDTDFSHQDLRDAIFDHASLRGSDFSYSDLSGVRLFGSNLSRVNFTGANLSNADLESCRLTRANFTNAILTGAFMTNTLLDEAIIEGADFTNVLLSPTTEKMLCENASGTNPTTGRNTKDTLFCP, from the coding sequence ATGAAAACGAGGATAATTAAGCAATTTGGAATTAAACTAATAACTTTGGTGATGGTACTACTTTTGGGTAGTATTAGTATTTTAGTCGAGCCTACTTGGGCAGTAAATTATAGTAATCGTGCTTTGATTGATACTGACTTTTCCCATCAAGATCTAAGAGATGCTATTTTCGATCATGCTAGTTTGCGTGGTAGTGATTTTAGTTATTCAGATCTTAGTGGCGTGAGATTGTTTGGTTCTAATCTATCTAGGGTTAATTTTACAGGGGCAAATCTCTCTAATGCAGATCTCGAATCTTGTCGTCTGACACGCGCTAATTTTACTAATGCCATCTTGACAGGAGCTTTTATGACTAATACCCTACTAGATGAAGCCATTATCGAAGGGGCTGATTTTACTAACGTACTACTGAGTCCCACTACTGAAAAAATGCTCTGTGAAAATGCTTCGGGAACTAATCCTACTACAGGACGCAATACTAAAGATACTTTATTCTGTCCTTAA
- a CDS encoding type II toxin-antitoxin system HicB family antitoxin translates to MNQYSMTVQWSEEDRLFLVTIPEFAERVVMPCTYGRTREEAIHNGEDVIEMYLEAWRAEGELIPEPNTLQIA, encoded by the coding sequence ATGAATCAATATAGCATGACTGTTCAATGGTCTGAAGAAGATCGGCTTTTTTTAGTAACAATTCCAGAGTTTGCAGAACGTGTTGTCATGCCTTGCACTTACGGTAGAACTCGTGAAGAAGCAATTCATAATGGAGAAGATGTAATTGAAATGTACTTGGAAGCTTGGCGAGCAGAAGGTGAATTAATCCCCGAACCAAATACGCTTCAAATTGCGTAA
- a CDS encoding glycosyltransferase family 1 protein, whose protein sequence is MTSLEPTITQSSQTVNEHSQIQLFHEGLKDLLNLNQYLGEKKIEFLSIETPLPLWLKNFTQAIPVYAVGLHLRREYRHFAMGIRALKLKKCDALLIFEAYNQHLLLLLPLLALTGKEIFIMLHGNQQFAIHSQLKYWGLLYLKLYLKLFKRFKVILLELNDDILPTKVQLPSATKIIIPHPLRNDVFPRLKSGERLTENTSIKIGIVGMIRADKPIGKILEKLQKYLQHHSECELIIGTPFGQKPAYLDQINAQIYDTTKEQDYLQLLQQIDILVIHYDRDRYYYRTSGVISDAASCGCYIIASDYPLIKQQIHYPVTIGSTFTDFDELENLINNAIAHLKTHGQDYHWLWREKRNAESIASLLLPSL, encoded by the coding sequence ATGACATCTCTTGAACCAACTATTACTCAATCATCACAAACAGTTAATGAGCATTCTCAAATTCAATTATTTCATGAAGGATTGAAAGATTTACTGAATCTTAATCAGTATTTAGGTGAAAAGAAAATAGAATTTTTGTCTATTGAAACTCCTTTACCTTTATGGTTAAAAAACTTTACTCAGGCTATTCCTGTTTATGCAGTTGGTTTGCATTTACGACGAGAATATCGTCATTTTGCTATGGGCATTAGAGCTTTAAAACTGAAAAAATGCGATGCTTTACTAATATTTGAAGCTTATAATCAACATTTATTATTATTACTACCCTTACTAGCTTTAACAGGTAAAGAAATTTTTATTATGCTGCATGGTAATCAACAATTTGCTATTCATAGTCAACTTAAATATTGGGGTTTATTATATTTAAAACTTTATTTAAAATTATTTAAACGCTTCAAAGTAATTTTATTAGAATTAAACGACGATATTTTACCTACCAAAGTTCAATTACCTTCTGCTACAAAAATAATTATACCTCATCCTCTTAGAAATGATGTTTTTCCCAGATTAAAATCAGGAGAAAGATTAACCGAAAATACTTCTATAAAAATTGGTATTGTGGGAATGATTAGGGCTGATAAACCCATTGGTAAAATCTTAGAAAAACTTCAAAAATATCTTCAACATCATTCAGAATGCGAATTAATCATTGGAACTCCTTTTGGTCAAAAACCTGCTTACTTAGATCAAATAAATGCACAAATTTACGATACAACCAAAGAACAAGACTACTTACAACTACTACAACAAATTGATATTTTAGTAATTCATTACGATCGCGATCGCTATTATTATCGTACCAGTGGTGTAATTAGTGATGCTGCTTCTTGTGGTTGTTACATTATTGCTTCAGATTATCCTTTAATTAAACAACAGATTCATTATCCAGTAACAATTGGTTCTACTTTTACCGATTTTGATGAGTTAGAAAATCTCATTAATAATGCGATCGCTCATCTCAAAACTCACGGACAAGATTATCATTGGTTGTGGCGCGAAAAACGAAACGCAGAATCTATTGCTTCTTTATTATTACCATCTTTATAG
- a CDS encoding helix-turn-helix domain-containing protein, whose amino-acid sequence MCATKPLFVDRATENTTTSILPRSPVLSSIKADWDNLFLEYHSQPSGEHQEVCVSGHSIAIFTKIPHLGKAERIIDGRLYKHSVTEGDILLIPANTGVKASWYGDSEFILLGLNPQICASALDESVRSRAVNLIPQIPTCDPLIFQMGLALKKVLENNTYHRLYVDAIANALVVHLIKYYSSNKIEFPEYRGGLSKGKLKQVIDYIDTNIERDLRLQELANLVQISPHYFSLLFKQSTGLTPHQYVIHTRVARAKKLLLKGKMSIVDIAQTVGFANQSYLNLHFKRLVGLTPKQFKLQ is encoded by the coding sequence ATGTGTGCCACAAAGCCATTATTTGTAGATCGGGCTACAGAAAACACTACAACATCAATCTTACCTCGTTCTCCAGTTCTTTCTAGTATTAAAGCTGATTGGGATAATCTTTTTTTAGAATATCACTCACAACCTTCAGGAGAACACCAAGAGGTTTGTGTATCTGGACATAGTATTGCTATTTTTACAAAAATTCCCCATCTCGGTAAAGCAGAAAGAATTATAGATGGACGTTTGTATAAACATTCGGTAACAGAAGGAGATATTCTTTTGATTCCTGCTAATACAGGAGTTAAAGCTAGTTGGTATGGAGATAGCGAGTTTATTTTGCTGGGATTAAATCCTCAAATTTGCGCTTCTGCATTAGATGAGTCAGTGCGATCGCGAGCAGTAAATCTAATTCCACAAATTCCCACTTGCGATCCTCTAATTTTTCAAATGGGATTGGCATTAAAAAAAGTTTTAGAAAACAATACTTATCATCGTCTTTATGTAGATGCGATCGCTAATGCTTTAGTAGTTCATTTAATAAAATATTATTCTTCAAATAAAATTGAATTTCCAGAATATCGAGGTGGTTTATCAAAAGGTAAATTAAAGCAAGTAATTGACTATATTGATACAAATATTGAGCGCGATTTAAGATTACAAGAATTAGCCAATCTGGTTCAAATAAGTCCTCATTATTTTTCTTTACTCTTTAAACAATCGACAGGCTTAACTCCTCATCAATATGTAATTCACACTAGAGTTGCTCGCGCTAAAAAGTTATTGCTAAAAGGAAAAATGTCGATTGTGGATATTGCCCAAACTGTTGGTTTTGCGAATCAAAGTTATCTCAATTTACATTTTAAGCGTTTAGTCGGGTTAACTCCGAAACAATTTAAACTTCAATAA
- a CDS encoding cytochrome P450 — MTTITPSPTQTKPPICKTPVFIQTIQVMFDQFGVLEKYHQKYGDIFYTPRSPGFPPFVIFNDPKAIEKVFTADPNLFEVGRQTSLPIRVLLGERSLVALSGVQHQRHRKLLMPPFHGERMKSYGETMIEITKQVISQWQVGKPFSLRTYTQDISLRVILETIFGLDKGEKFDRLRKLLVEWLDIFNSPFRSSLLFFPLLQKDLGAWSPWGQFIRLKRMIHEILDTEIDRRRNNPATLGEDILSLMLLARDQEDQPMSNEEIRDELMTMLFAGHETTANSLAWAFYWLHYVPEIEEKLKQELNSLEGNLDFNTINKLPYLNAVVSETLRLHPVVALIGRQLKAPFEIMGYTFEAGTSLFPAIYLTHQREDIYPEPKKFKPERFLERQFSPYEYLPFGGGNRRCLGYAFALFEMKLVLATILSEVELELLDRRFPKTVRRGITFAPAGGVRMRVKKYKN, encoded by the coding sequence ATGACTACTATAACTCCGTCTCCGACTCAAACCAAGCCTCCTATATGTAAAACACCTGTTTTTATCCAAACAATCCAAGTGATGTTCGATCAGTTTGGAGTATTAGAAAAATATCATCAAAAATATGGAGATATCTTTTACACCCCGCGATCGCCTGGATTTCCGCCATTTGTCATTTTTAACGATCCCAAAGCAATTGAAAAAGTATTTACTGCCGATCCTAATTTATTTGAAGTAGGCAGACAAACTTCTCTACCAATTAGGGTGTTATTGGGAGAAAGATCTTTAGTTGCTTTATCTGGAGTCCAACATCAACGACATCGAAAGTTATTAATGCCTCCTTTTCATGGTGAGAGGATGAAAAGTTATGGCGAGACGATGATTGAGATTACCAAACAAGTTATTTCTCAATGGCAAGTAGGCAAACCGTTCTCCCTTCGCACCTATACTCAAGATATTTCTTTGCGGGTTATTTTAGAAACTATTTTTGGTTTGGATAAAGGGGAAAAATTTGACCGCCTCAGAAAACTTTTAGTGGAATGGTTGGATATTTTTAACTCTCCGTTTAGATCCAGTTTGCTCTTTTTTCCTTTACTACAAAAAGATTTGGGTGCTTGGAGTCCTTGGGGACAATTTATCAGGCTAAAACGCATGATTCACGAAATTCTAGACACAGAGATTGATCGCCGTAGAAATAATCCCGCTACTTTAGGGGAAGATATTCTCAGTTTAATGCTATTGGCTCGTGATCAAGAAGATCAGCCTATGAGTAATGAGGAAATACGAGATGAATTGATGACGATGTTGTTTGCAGGACATGAAACCACTGCTAATAGTTTAGCTTGGGCGTTTTATTGGCTTCATTATGTTCCAGAAATAGAGGAAAAATTAAAGCAAGAATTAAATTCCCTGGAGGGAAATTTAGATTTTAATACTATTAATAAGCTGCCCTATCTTAACGCTGTCGTTTCCGAAACTTTAAGACTTCACCCCGTAGTTGCCTTAATCGGTCGTCAGTTAAAAGCACCGTTTGAGATAATGGGATATACTTTTGAAGCTGGTACATCTTTATTTCCTGCAATTTATTTAACCCATCAAAGAGAAGATATTTATCCCGAACCGAAAAAATTTAAGCCAGAAAGATTTTTAGAAAGACAATTTTCTCCTTACGAATATTTACCTTTTGGTGGTGGTAATCGTCGCTGTTTGGGCTATGCTTTTGCTTTATTTGAAATGAAATTAGTTCTAGCTACTATTTTGTCTGAGGTGGAATTAGAACTTCTTGATCGCCGTTTTCCTAAAACTGTGCGTCGTGGTATTACTTTTGCGCCTGCTGGTGGAGTCAGGATGAGAGTTAAAAAGTACAAAAACTAA
- a CDS encoding type II toxin-antitoxin system HicA family toxin, giving the protein MSKLPSISGRDCIKALHKIGFYKKRQESSHIIMRRDNPFAQVVVPNHQELAKGTLRAMIRDADLSIDEFISLL; this is encoded by the coding sequence GTGAGCAAATTACCAAGTATTTCGGGACGAGATTGCATCAAAGCTTTACATAAAATAGGTTTCTACAAAAAACGACAAGAAAGCAGTCATATCATTATGCGACGAGATAATCCCTTTGCTCAAGTGGTTGTCCCAAATCATCAGGAATTAGCAAAAGGAACATTAAGAGCTATGATTCGAGATGCCGATCTGAGTATAGATGAATTTATTTCACTATTATGA
- a CDS encoding type II toxin-antitoxin system HicB family antitoxin, with product MRQVILYRDEDGYWIVECPSLKGCISQGKTKEEAIANIKEAIAGYIAALEEDGIPIPEENFETFLVVV from the coding sequence ATGAGGCAAGTGATTTTGTATAGAGATGAAGATGGCTACTGGATTGTAGAATGTCCCAGTCTCAAAGGATGTATCAGTCAAGGCAAAACTAAAGAGGAAGCTATTGCTAATATAAAAGAAGCGATCGCTGGTTATATTGCTGCTTTAGAAGAAGATGGGATACCAATCCCTGAAGAAAATTTTGAAACTTTTTTAGTAGTGGTGTGA
- a CDS encoding ABC-F family ATP-binding cassette domain-containing protein, with protein sequence MSIVTLQKIKKDFGIKEILHEASFTIEEQDKVGLIGVNGGGKSTLLKMIAGIESIDSGDRLVKSGARIVYLPQQPEVNEDNTVLDQVFADSSEEMKLVREYEDLTHKIAHTSGDQQNQLTEKLIKVTEKIEAANAWELETKAKIILSKLGIEDFEARVGDLSGGYRKRIALATALMNEPDLLLMDEPTNHLDAASVEWLQDYLNSFRGAILLITHDRYFLDQVTNRILEIDRGDLYTYSGNYSYYLEKKAIQEESAASTQQKHKGILRRELEWLKRGPKARSTKQKARIDRIGEMQNREFKEVQGKVEIDTPGRRIGKKVIELTNISKAYNGRTLIKNFTYEFTPRDRIGVIGGNGAGKSTMMNIITSRVEPDSGTVEIGSTIQIGYFDQHSEDLLDAIDHNQRVIDYIKDIAAFVTTADGTQISASQMLERFLFPGNQQYAPIHKLSGGEKRRLFLLQVLMGAPNVLILDEPTNDLDVQTLSILEDYLENFNGCVITVSHDRYFLDRTVEFIFAIEPGGNIRQYPGNYSIYLDYKQAEEKEVKQEEKETKQKESVTQTQKPVSTNNKSRRLSNYERREFENLEAEISEMEVEKEELEKTLYHNPPSGFSKIQELSKELTQLNEKLDQATERWMELAERDS encoded by the coding sequence ATGAGTATCGTAACCCTACAAAAAATTAAAAAAGACTTCGGTATCAAGGAAATTCTCCACGAAGCTAGTTTTACCATTGAAGAACAAGATAAAGTAGGGCTAATTGGGGTTAATGGTGGTGGTAAATCAACCTTACTGAAAATGATCGCAGGAATTGAATCGATTGATAGTGGCGATCGCCTTGTTAAATCTGGTGCAAGAATTGTCTATCTACCGCAACAACCAGAGGTAAATGAAGATAATACCGTTTTAGATCAGGTATTCGCCGATAGTAGCGAAGAGATGAAACTGGTGCGGGAATACGAAGATTTAACTCATAAAATTGCCCACACATCGGGAGATCAGCAAAATCAATTAACAGAGAAACTAATTAAGGTTACAGAAAAGATTGAAGCAGCTAATGCTTGGGAATTGGAAACCAAGGCGAAAATTATCCTTAGTAAGTTGGGAATTGAAGATTTTGAGGCGCGAGTCGGAGACTTATCGGGAGGATATCGCAAACGTATTGCACTAGCGACGGCATTAATGAACGAACCCGATCTATTATTAATGGATGAACCTACCAACCATCTCGACGCTGCATCGGTAGAGTGGTTACAGGATTATTTGAATAGTTTTCGCGGTGCTATTTTATTAATTACTCACGATCGCTATTTTCTGGATCAAGTAACTAATCGTATTTTAGAAATAGACAGAGGAGATCTTTACACCTATTCAGGCAACTACTCTTATTATCTCGAAAAGAAAGCCATACAAGAAGAATCAGCAGCATCTACTCAACAAAAACATAAGGGAATACTGCGGAGAGAGTTAGAATGGTTGAAACGAGGTCCAAAAGCTAGAAGTACCAAACAAAAAGCTAGAATCGATCGCATTGGTGAAATGCAGAATCGAGAATTCAAAGAAGTTCAAGGCAAAGTCGAAATTGACACTCCAGGAAGACGCATCGGGAAAAAAGTAATTGAACTGACGAATATTTCTAAAGCTTACAATGGACGCACTTTAATTAAAAATTTTACCTACGAATTTACTCCACGCGATCGCATTGGCGTTATTGGCGGTAATGGTGCAGGAAAATCTACTATGATGAATATTATTACAAGCAGAGTCGAACCCGATTCGGGAACAGTTGAAATCGGTAGTACAATTCAAATTGGTTATTTCGATCAACATTCAGAAGATTTACTAGACGCGATCGATCACAATCAAAGAGTAATTGATTACATTAAAGATATCGCAGCTTTTGTTACTACCGCAGATGGTACTCAAATCAGTGCTTCTCAAATGCTAGAGAGATTTTTATTTCCTGGCAATCAACAGTATGCACCAATTCATAAACTTTCTGGAGGGGAAAAGCGTCGCTTATTTTTATTACAAGTATTGATGGGTGCGCCTAACGTTTTAATTTTAGACGAACCGACTAACGATTTAGACGTGCAAACTCTTTCGATCTTAGAAGATTACCTAGAAAACTTTAATGGTTGCGTAATTACAGTATCCCACGACCGCTATTTCCTCGATCGTACTGTAGAATTTATTTTTGCGATTGAACCTGGTGGTAATATTCGTCAATATCCTGGTAATTATTCTATTTATTTAGATTACAAACAAGCAGAAGAGAAAGAAGTAAAACAGGAAGAAAAAGAAACCAAACAAAAAGAGTCAGTAACTCAAACTCAAAAACCAGTTTCTACTAATAATAAATCTCGTCGTTTATCTAACTACGAAAGAAGAGAATTTGAAAATTTAGAAGCTGAAATTTCCGAGATGGAAGTAGAAAAAGAAGAATTAGAAAAAACTCTTTACCACAATCCACCCAGTGGTTTTAGTAAGATTCAAGAATTGTCAAAAGAGTTAACCCAATTGAATGAAAAGCTGGATCAAGCTACCGAAAGATGGATGGAATTAGCTGAGAGAGACTCTTGA
- a CDS encoding TldD/PmbA family protein, with protein sequence MQQLEQLLELAKQKGATDAEVYQVRSQSRPVFFEGNRLKQLESSQSEGTALRIWRDNCPGLAVAYGQVDAETLVDKALALSQLNEPETIELTEARTEIVANQGTVLPVETFIEMGQTAIATLRQAYPEIICSAEFECEEETTTLINSRGLYCQYTDTSLSYYLGAELVRGEDFLGIYDGEYSREKLNPEQIVQQIIQRLDWAKNNTKAITGKVPVLFTANAVTMLWGTVSAALNGKRILEGSSPWSESKGKAVVSELITLTQQPDKEPYSCPFDDEGVVTQSLNLIVGGRLEQFYCDRAIGRELGIGSTGNGFRPGLGSYSTPSLINLIVKAGHGSLFDLINQLNNGIIVDQILGGGADISGDFSINIDLGYRVKNGEIIGRIKDTMIAGNVYTVLKQVVALGEDLTWNGSCYTPSMIVSGLSIVG encoded by the coding sequence ATGCAACAGCTAGAACAATTATTAGAACTGGCAAAACAAAAGGGTGCAACAGATGCGGAAGTGTATCAAGTGCGATCGCAATCTCGCCCAGTTTTTTTTGAAGGAAATCGCCTCAAACAGTTAGAAAGTTCTCAATCAGAAGGAACTGCGTTAAGAATTTGGCGTGATAATTGTCCTGGTTTAGCAGTAGCTTATGGACAGGTAGATGCAGAGACTTTGGTAGATAAAGCTTTAGCCCTTTCTCAATTAAATGAACCTGAAACTATTGAATTAACTGAAGCACGAACAGAGATTGTTGCTAATCAAGGTACGGTTTTACCTGTGGAAACTTTCATCGAAATGGGTCAAACTGCGATCGCAACTTTGCGTCAAGCTTATCCAGAAATTATTTGTTCGGCAGAATTTGAATGTGAAGAGGAAACTACTACTTTAATTAATTCTCGCGGGCTTTATTGTCAATATACTGATACTTCTTTAAGTTATTATCTCGGTGCAGAATTAGTTAGAGGAGAAGATTTTTTAGGTATCTATGACGGAGAATACAGTCGAGAAAAATTGAATCCCGAACAAATTGTTCAGCAAATTATTCAACGTCTTGACTGGGCAAAAAATAATACTAAAGCAATTACGGGTAAAGTACCTGTTCTCTTTACTGCCAATGCTGTTACTATGTTGTGGGGAACAGTTTCCGCAGCTTTGAATGGTAAACGAATCTTAGAAGGTTCTTCTCCTTGGAGTGAAAGCAAAGGTAAAGCAGTAGTTTCGGAATTAATTACTTTAACTCAACAACCAGATAAGGAACCCTATAGTTGCCCCTTTGATGATGAAGGTGTTGTCACTCAATCTCTTAATCTGATCGTAGGTGGCAGACTAGAACAATTTTACTGCGATCGCGCTATTGGTAGAGAATTAGGAATAGGTAGTACGGGTAATGGTTTTCGTCCTGGTTTAGGTAGTTATTCTACTCCTTCTTTAATTAATTTAATTGTTAAAGCTGGTCATGGTTCTTTATTCGATTTAATTAATCAGTTAAATAATGGCATCATTGTCGATCAAATTCTCGGTGGTGGTGCGGATATTTCTGGAGACTTTTCTATTAATATTGATTTGGGCTATCGTGTGAAAAATGGAGAGATAATAGGAAGGATTAAAGATACGATGATCGCAGGTAATGTATACACTGTTTTGAAGCAAGTCGTTGCTTTAGGTGAAGATTTAACTTGGAATGGTTCTTGTTATACTCCTTCAATGATTGTGTCAGGCTTATCGATAGTGGGTTAG
- the pip gene encoding prolyl aminopeptidase yields the protein MRELYPPIEPYHEGKLQVSELHTIHFEQSGNPNGKPVIFLHGGPGGGITPMYRQYFEPNLWRIIIFDQRGCGQSTPYAELRENTTWDLVSDIEKLREHLGIQQWVVFGGSWGSTLALAYSQTHPKSCLGLILRGIFMLRPQELHWFYQEGASYIFPDAWQEYLKPIRVEERHDLLSAYYRRLTSENLQVRLEAARAWSVWEGSTSKLFPSESTIQRFGEADFAEAFARIECHYFVNKGFFKTPNQLLDNVDRIRHLPAVIVQGRYDVVCPMITAWELHQAWQEAEFIVVPDAGHSMSEPGIRTALIEASDHVVRVVG from the coding sequence ATGAGAGAATTATATCCGCCGATTGAACCTTATCATGAAGGGAAATTGCAGGTTTCTGAGTTACATACAATTCATTTTGAACAGTCTGGTAATCCTAATGGTAAACCAGTAATTTTTTTGCATGGTGGCCCTGGTGGTGGTATTACACCCATGTATCGGCAGTATTTCGAGCCAAATTTATGGCGCATTATTATTTTCGATCAACGTGGTTGCGGTCAAAGTACTCCCTATGCAGAGTTAAGGGAAAATACTACTTGGGATTTAGTGAGTGATATTGAAAAACTGAGAGAACATTTAGGTATTCAACAATGGGTTGTTTTTGGTGGTAGTTGGGGTAGTACCTTAGCCCTTGCTTATAGTCAAACTCATCCTAAAAGTTGTTTAGGTTTGATTTTACGGGGCATCTTTATGTTGCGTCCCCAAGAGTTACATTGGTTTTATCAGGAAGGGGCAAGTTATATTTTTCCCGATGCTTGGCAAGAGTATCTTAAACCAATTCGTGTTGAAGAACGTCACGATTTATTATCTGCTTATTACCGAAGATTGACTAGCGAAAATCTCCAGGTTCGTCTGGAAGCTGCCCGTGCTTGGTCGGTTTGGGAGGGAAGTACCAGCAAACTTTTTCCTTCAGAAAGTACGATTCAACGTTTTGGTGAAGCTGATTTTGCGGAGGCTTTTGCCCGTATTGAATGTCATTATTTTGTTAACAAGGGATTTTTTAAAACACCCAATCAACTATTAGACAATGTAGACCGCATTCGTCATCTACCCGCAGTCATCGTTCAAGGTAGATATGATGTGGTTTGTCCGATGATTACCGCTTGGGAATTACATCAAGCTTGGCAAGAAGCAGAATTTATCGTTGTTCCCGATGCAGGACATTCTATGAGTGAACCAGGAATTCGTACTGCTTTAATTGAGGCGAGCGATCACGTAGTGCGAGTCGTAGGCTGA